A genomic segment from Cinclus cinclus chromosome 11, bCinCin1.1, whole genome shotgun sequence encodes:
- the LOC134048499 gene encoding metallothionein-1, with protein MDSQDCPCATGGTCTCGDNCKCKNCKCTSCKKGCCSCCPAGCAKCAQGCVCKGPPSAKCSCCK; from the exons ATGGACTCTCAGGACTGCCCTTGTGCCACAG GTGGCACCTGCACTTGCGGGGACAACTGCAAATGCAAAAACTGCAAATGCACATCGTGCAAAAAAG gctgctgctcctgctgcccagctggATGTGCCAAGTGTGCACAAGGCTGCGTCTGCAAGGGGCCACCCTCTGCCaagtgcagctgctgcaaaTAG